A window of the Cicer arietinum cultivar CDC Frontier isolate Library 1 chromosome 6, Cicar.CDCFrontier_v2.0, whole genome shotgun sequence genome harbors these coding sequences:
- the LOC101499403 gene encoding agamous-like MADS-box protein AGL29 gives MGRRKIEIEMVKDPNTRQVTFSKRRTGLFKKANELSILCGAEVAIVVFSPGNKPYSFGHPGVDVVAAKFLQQDSKPIDSHGNPSSDSSNMEKLNLELAEVLAQIREGEKHSEAQDQILKQHNISKLQLQDLRDSYQILQDRIKLRLSDIEISEYMMLLSQDPVVGIKTKSLKKKRRRN, from the coding sequence ATGGGGCGTCGCAAAATTGAGATTGAGATGGTGAAAGATCCCAACACAAGACAAGTTACATTCTCAAAACGGCGAACGGGCTTATTCAAAAAAGCTAACGAATTATCGATTCTGTGTGGAGCAGAAGTTGCTATTGTTGTTTTCTCTCCGGGTAACAAACCTTACTCTTTTGGTCACCCTGGAGTTGACGTTGTTGCTGCCAAATTTCTTCAACAAGATTCTAAACCAATTGATTCCCATGGAAATCCCTCTTCTGATTCTTCCAATATGGAAAAATTGAATCTAGAACTTGCTGAGGTTTTGGCTCAAATTCGTGAAGGTGAAAAACACAGTGAGGCTCAAGACCAGATCTTGAAACAACACAACATttcaaaacttcaattacaagATTTGAGAGATTCTTATCAAATACTTCAAGATCGGATTAAATTACGTCTTAGTGATATCGAGATTTCTGAATACATGATGCTTCTTTCTCAGGATCCCGTTGTTGGAATTAAaacaaaatctctcaaaaagaaaagaagaagaaattga
- the LOC101500359 gene encoding uncharacterized protein yields the protein MAGKAVGSAAKAIAEYQYPWREKLTKYKDELAKGVWGYWELGAWKPLSISARHRARLRKEVLLAGEDWTYDPERKEMKTRRKGHKVDRIAAEKRENTARLMEKMPDMLLEYKKKKWQKKMKEEDKGKL from the coding sequence ATGGCAGGCAAAGCTGTTGGTTCAGCGGCAAAGGCAATAGCAGAATACCAATATCCATGGCGTGAGAAGTTAACAAAATACAAGGATGAATTGGCCAAGGGAGTGTGGGGTTACTGGGAGCTAGGAGCATGGAAGCCACTCAGCATCAGTGCTCGGCATAGGGCTAGACTCCGGAAAGAAGTCCTTCTTGCTGGGGAAGATTGGACTTATGATCCTGAAAGGAAGGAGATGAAGACCAGGCGAAAAGGACATAAGGTTGATAGGATAGCAGCTGAGAAGAGGGAAAACACTGCCAGGTTGATGGAGAAGATGCCAGATATGTTGCTGGAatacaagaagaaaaaatggcAGAAGAAGATGAAGGAAGAAGACAAAGGAAAACTTTGA
- the LOC101499087 gene encoding E3 ubiquitin-protein ligase AIRP2-like codes for MEMMLSRLPYQDSVKILEADIHHANALAAAIPRGKGGSIFQMKLVYSQLAPLFLLLLQWMDCSCSCFLHRYLNLFHIIIYKVHNDGRPSIASHGRKATIQDFYAVILPSLQRLHGSLEKLEICKKGHTNLEGSSYSKKMIEANAKLTSVDLEREDECGICLEPCTKMVLPNCCHAMCIKCYRKWNTRSESCPFCRGSIRRVNSEDLWVLTCNEDVVDAETVSKEDLLRFYLYINSLPIDYPEALFLMYYEYLI; via the exons ATGGAAATGATGCTTTCTCGGTTACCTTACCAGGATTCCGTCAAAATTCTCGAGGCTGATATTCACCATGCCAATGCTTT GGCTGCTGCAATTCCAAGAGGCAAGGGTGGGAGTATTTTCCAAATGAAATTGGTTTACAGTCAATTGGCAcctctttttttgttgttgttacaGTGGATGGATTGTTCTTGTTCATGCTTTCTACACAGATATCTTAACCTCTTTCACATAATTATTTACAAG gtACATAATGATGGTAGGCCAAGCATAGCTTCTCATGGAAGAAAAGCAACCATCCAGGACTTTTATG ctGTTATATTGCCGTCTCTCCAGCGGCTTCATGGTAGCTTGGAGAAATTGGAGATTTGTAAGAAAGGGCACACTAACTTAGAAGGTTCAAGTTATAGCAAGAAGATGATTGAAGCAAATGCGAAACTAACCAGTGTTGATTTGGAAAGAGAAGATGAATGTGGGATATGCTTAGAACCATGCACTAAAATGGTTCTGCCTAATTGCTGTCATGCTATGTGTATCAAATGCTACCGCAAGTG GAACACAAGGTCAGAGTCTTGTCCGTTTTGCCGCGGTAGCATAAGAAGAGTTAATTCAGAGGATCTTTGGGTACTCACTTGTAATGAAGATGTAGTTGATGCTGAAACAGTTTCCAAAGAGGACTTATTGCGTTTCTACCTTTATATCAACAGTTTACCTATAGATTACCCAGAAGCACTTTTCTTAATGTATTATGAATACctgatttga
- the LOC101498763 gene encoding uncharacterized protein, producing the protein MSWQVYVDDHLLCDIDIEGNHLPSTAILDQDGNIWARSHNFHQVLMAQSRAKSKGFSYVLYLDSVNKKNLEEVSSCNIFIAKKIEEKKGCSIRSGEGRLCSFRAIIRSNSHNKA; encoded by the exons ATGTCGTGGCAAGTGTACGTTGATGATCACCTTCTATGTGACATCGACATCGAAGGTAACCACCTCCCTTCTACTGCTATCCTCGATCAAGACGGTAACATTTGGGCTCGGAGTCACAATTTCCATCAG GTCTTGATGGCACAAAGTAGAGCCAAGAGCAAAGGATTTTCATATGTGTTATACCTTGATTCAGTCAACAAGAAAAATTTGGAAGAAGTCTCCTCTTGTAACATTTTTATTGCCAAG aaaatagaagaaaaaaaaggttgCTCGATCAGATCTGGAGAGGGTCGTTTGTGTTCATTCCGTGCCATCATCAGATCAAACTCCCACAACAAAGCATAA
- the LOC101499707 gene encoding probable mediator of RNA polymerase II transcription subunit 19b, with protein sequence MDLEGNRFGRGNRELGGAHDLVSQYKLWPFYEFFCKKSLPLSISETHYLRNVVGDTKIKKGEGMELDQLCKNTYTSEKKPCLFPFDLNVLSEAFHMREMDPNSVSSAKKGLPNPVPNSANQSRENERKNRKSEINRKHKPLRIKNGSCVANNTVRHNGSHPSQSQSKNEQDKKRRAETSYDPSVSKRINTRQ encoded by the exons ATGGATCTTGAAGGCAATAGATTTGGGAGGG GCAATAGAGAACTTGGAGGTGCCCATGATCTTGTAAGTCAATATAAACTTTGGCCGTTCTACGAATTCTTCTGCAAGAAATCACTTCCACTGTCAATTTCAGAGACACATTATCTTCGCAATGTGGTCGGTGACACAAAAATCAAAAAAGGAGAAGGAATGGAACTGGATCAGCTGTGTAAGAACACCTATACAAGCGAGAAAAAACCTTGCTTATTTCCATTTGACTTGAATGTACTAAGTGAAGCTTTCCATATGAGAGAAATGGATCCAAATTCTGTTTCTTCT GCCAAGAAGGGTCTCCCAAATCCAGTGCCAAACTCGGCAAACCAATCTAGAGAGAATGAAAGGAAGAACAGAAAGAGTGAAATAAATAGGAAGCACAAACCACTTCGAATTAAAAATGGAAGTTGTGTAGCTAATAACACAGTTAGACACAACGGTTCTCATCCCTCACAATCACAATCGAAGAATGAACAAGACAAA aaaaGGAGGGCTGAGACAAGCTATGATCCTTCTGTTTCCAAGCGAATAAATACAAGACAATGA